A genomic segment from Bosea sp. OAE506 encodes:
- a CDS encoding LysR substrate-binding domain-containing protein: MAHVLDADQLKTFVAIADTGSFTRAAEIVFKTQSAVSMQMKRLEERVGRPLFGRDGRHAKLTEDGERLLDYARRIVRLNLECVASFADADLKGRIRLGVPDDYADRYLPEILARFARSNPRAEVTVVCEPTPMLAERIATGDIDLAIITHVESRGQGEIIRIEPLLWVTSARHGVHEEDPLPLALGRPNCNWRQAAVDALENKGRRFRVLYASWNSTAVGAAVVAGLAVSVLPESAVRPGMRILGPAEGFATLPSCKIGLLRTRFDPSVLSNALAEHIIQSLDNLASFKTAAE, encoded by the coding sequence ATGGCTCATGTGCTCGATGCCGACCAGCTCAAGACCTTCGTCGCGATCGCGGACACCGGCTCCTTCACCCGCGCGGCGGAGATCGTATTCAAGACGCAGTCGGCGGTGTCGATGCAGATGAAGCGGCTGGAGGAGCGCGTCGGCCGGCCACTCTTCGGGCGCGACGGGCGCCACGCCAAGCTGACCGAGGATGGCGAGCGCCTGCTCGACTATGCCCGGCGCATCGTCCGGCTGAATCTCGAATGCGTCGCGAGCTTCGCCGATGCCGACCTCAAGGGGCGCATCCGGCTCGGCGTGCCCGATGACTATGCCGACCGCTACCTGCCGGAGATCCTGGCGCGGTTTGCCCGCTCCAATCCCCGCGCCGAGGTCACGGTGGTCTGCGAGCCGACGCCGATGCTGGCCGAGCGGATCGCCACCGGCGACATCGACCTTGCCATCATCACCCATGTCGAAAGCCGCGGACAGGGCGAGATCATCCGGATCGAGCCTCTGCTCTGGGTCACCTCGGCGCGCCATGGCGTGCATGAGGAAGACCCGCTGCCGCTGGCGCTGGGCCGGCCCAACTGCAACTGGCGCCAGGCGGCTGTCGATGCGCTGGAGAACAAGGGGCGGCGCTTCCGCGTGCTCTATGCGAGCTGGAATTCCACCGCGGTCGGCGCGGCGGTCGTCGCAGGGCTCGCCGTCTCCGTGCTGCCAGAGAGCGCCGTACGACCGGGGATGCGGATTCTGGGGCCGGCGGAGGGTTTCGCGACGCTTCCGTCATGCAAGATCGGGCTGCTGCGGACGCGTTTCGATCCCTCGGTGCTGTCCAATGCTCTCGCCGAGCACATCATCCAGAGCCTGGACAATCTGGCGAGTTTCAAGACCGCGGCTGAGTAG
- a CDS encoding Flp family type IVb pilin: MQTLRAQMIEFIRDERGATAIEYSFIATLVSLAIIAGATMIGDRLKTLFETTAAGFKS, translated from the coding sequence ATGCAGACGCTCCGCGCCCAAATGATCGAGTTTATCCGCGACGAGCGCGGCGCGACGGCGATCGAGTACAGCTTCATCGCAACGCTGGTCTCGCTCGCGATCATCGCGGGCGCAACAATGATCGGCGACCGTCTCAAGACCCTTTTCGAAACGACGGCGGCCGGCTTCAAGAGCTGA
- a CDS encoding glutamate--cysteine ligase has translation MARDVSDSTPIGSKDELMSWMAAGEKPPSAFRLGTEHEKFPFYTDDLSPVPYEGRAAAEGRPAAGGIRHLLEGMQAKLGWEPIVDAGHIIGLAGPDGGGAISLEPGGQFELSGAPVATLHETAAELDGHLRDIKAVAQQHGIGFVSLGHSPLWTRAQTPMMPKSRYKIMANYMPKVGTRGLDMMFRTCTVQVNLDFATEADMVRKLRVSLALQPLATALFAASPFTEGRLNGFQSMRSEIWRDTDRARSGMIAFAFDEAMSYEAYVDWALDVPLYFVKRGDTYHDVAGASFRDLLAGKLPQLPGETATISDWANHLGTLFPEVRLKRFLEMRGADAGSPEMLNALPAFWVGLLYDQASLDAAWDLVKGWSEDERQALRDAVPRQGLAATVAGRSLREIAREVLALSRAGLARRARLNGEGADESGFLDHLDAIVTANRTVAQDLVTRFETAWGGKIAPLFTEVKL, from the coding sequence ATGGCTCGCGACGTGTCCGATTCGACCCCGATCGGTTCCAAGGACGAATTGATGTCCTGGATGGCGGCGGGGGAGAAACCGCCTTCCGCCTTCCGGCTCGGCACCGAACACGAGAAATTCCCGTTCTATACCGACGATCTCTCGCCCGTTCCCTATGAGGGACGCGCGGCGGCCGAAGGGCGCCCGGCCGCGGGCGGCATCCGTCATCTCCTCGAAGGCATGCAGGCCAAGCTCGGCTGGGAGCCGATCGTCGATGCCGGCCACATCATCGGGCTGGCCGGTCCCGATGGCGGTGGCGCGATCTCGCTGGAGCCCGGCGGCCAGTTCGAGCTCTCGGGGGCTCCGGTCGCGACCCTGCATGAGACGGCGGCCGAACTCGACGGCCATCTGCGCGACATCAAGGCCGTGGCGCAGCAGCACGGCATCGGCTTCGTCTCGCTCGGCCATTCGCCGCTGTGGACCCGCGCCCAGACGCCGATGATGCCCAAGAGCCGCTACAAGATCATGGCGAACTACATGCCGAAGGTCGGCACGCGCGGCCTCGACATGATGTTCCGCACCTGCACGGTCCAGGTGAATCTCGACTTCGCGACCGAGGCCGACATGGTGCGCAAGCTGCGCGTCTCGCTCGCTCTCCAGCCGCTCGCGACCGCCCTCTTTGCCGCCTCGCCGTTCACCGAAGGCAGGCTCAACGGCTTCCAGTCGATGCGCTCCGAGATCTGGCGCGACACGGACCGCGCCCGCTCGGGCATGATCGCCTTCGCCTTCGACGAGGCCATGTCCTACGAGGCCTATGTCGACTGGGCGCTCGACGTGCCCCTGTATTTCGTCAAGCGCGGCGACACCTATCATGACGTCGCCGGGGCCTCCTTCCGCGATCTCCTGGCCGGAAAACTCCCGCAACTCCCGGGTGAGACGGCGACGATCTCCGACTGGGCCAACCATCTCGGCACCCTGTTCCCCGAGGTCAGGCTCAAGCGCTTCCTCGAGATGCGCGGCGCCGATGCCGGCTCGCCGGAGATGCTGAATGCGCTGCCCGCCTTCTGGGTCGGCCTGCTCTACGACCAGGCTTCGCTCGATGCCGCCTGGGATCTGGTCAAGGGCTGGAGCGAGGACGAGCGCCAGGCATTGCGCGATGCCGTTCCGAGGCAGGGGCTCGCCGCGACCGTCGCCGGGCGCAGCCTGCGCGAGATCGCCCGTGAAGTGCTCGCGCTGTCGCGGGCCGGTCTGGCGCGTCGCGCGCGGCTGAACGGCGAGGGGGCCGACGAGAGCGGCTTCCTCGATCACCTCGACGCGATCGTGACGGCTAACCGCACGGTGGCCCAGGATCTCGTGACGCGGTTCGAGACCGCCTGGGGCGGCAAGATCGCACCGCTCTTTACCGAGGTGAAACTATAG
- a CDS encoding carboxylate-amine ligase: MSEDGRFGIEEEYFLADAVTRGIGRKVSAAFIESAQRAFPDEVQREMLQSQIEVATPICRTMAQARQSLTKLRTGLAGLALEHDMLLLACGTHPSAAWSRQRVTDAARYDTLMRDLQMLGSRNQLCGLHVHVEVVDEDERIRLMARIMPFLPVMLALSTSSPFWQGRRTGLMGYRLAAYGELPRTGLPELFADPADYRAYLDTMVAAGAIKDASYIWWAIRPSDKHPTLELRIADSCTRLDDTLAIVALYRCLVRHLLRHPGLNADLTPASRAIACENLWRAQRYGIHGGLVDEPSRSMRSVPSLVADLVARLVDDARALGCEAELALCNDIAAAGTSADVQLAVYEEARGRAGGQTAGLAAVVDWIASETRLDATGWGRSGARHRGAA; encoded by the coding sequence ATGAGCGAAGACGGCCGTTTCGGCATCGAGGAAGAGTATTTTCTGGCCGATGCGGTCACTCGCGGCATCGGCCGCAAAGTCTCGGCCGCCTTCATCGAATCGGCCCAGCGCGCCTTTCCCGACGAGGTCCAGCGCGAGATGCTGCAGTCCCAGATCGAGGTCGCGACCCCGATCTGCCGCACAATGGCGCAGGCGAGGCAGTCGCTGACGAAGCTGCGCACCGGACTGGCCGGGCTGGCGTTGGAACACGACATGCTGCTGCTTGCCTGCGGCACGCATCCCAGCGCCGCCTGGTCGCGCCAGCGCGTCACCGATGCCGCGCGCTACGACACGCTGATGCGCGACCTCCAGATGCTGGGCAGCCGCAACCAGCTCTGCGGCCTGCATGTCCATGTCGAGGTCGTCGACGAGGACGAGCGCATCCGGCTGATGGCGCGGATCATGCCGTTCCTGCCGGTGATGCTCGCGCTTTCGACCTCCTCGCCCTTCTGGCAGGGACGCCGCACGGGGCTGATGGGCTATCGGCTCGCCGCCTATGGCGAACTTCCGCGGACGGGTCTGCCGGAGCTCTTCGCCGACCCGGCGGATTACAGAGCCTACCTCGACACCATGGTCGCGGCCGGCGCGATCAAGGATGCGAGCTACATCTGGTGGGCGATCCGGCCCTCGGACAAGCATCCGACACTGGAACTGCGCATCGCTGATTCCTGCACGAGACTGGACGACACGCTCGCCATCGTCGCGCTCTATCGCTGCCTCGTGCGCCACCTGCTGCGGCATCCCGGCCTCAACGCCGATCTGACGCCGGCCTCGCGCGCCATCGCCTGCGAGAATCTCTGGCGCGCCCAGCGCTACGGAATCCATGGCGGCCTGGTCGACGAGCCGAGCCGGAGCATGCGCAGCGTCCCCAGCCTGGTCGCGGATCTGGTCGCCCGGCTTGTCGATGATGCCCGCGCGCTCGGCTGCGAGGCGGAACTCGCCCTTTGCAACGACATCGCTGCCGCCGGAACGAGCGCCGATGTGCAGCTCGCGGTCTATGAGGAGGCACGCGGCCGGGCCGGCGGGCAGACGGCGGGGCTCGCCGCGGTCGTCGACTGGATCGCCTCCGAGACGCGGCTCGACGCCACCGGCTGGGGCCGGTCCGGCGCCCGCCACCGCGGCGCCGCCTGA
- a CDS encoding 16S rRNA (uracil(1498)-N(3))-methyltransferase: MTIPDFARYRLFVEPALAEGHRLPLAREQANYLISVLRMKQDDTVLLFNGRDGEWLAAISVEGRKQASLTLVRQTKPQPAPPDLHYLFAPLKHARLDYIAQKAVEMGAGVIQPVLTRRTQVSRLNLDRMRANAIEAAEQCGILSLPDIRDEQGLEAALAALEPDRLLVFCDEAMAQESPVKTLATARPGPLAVLIGPEGGFDDAERHLIMARPNTLAISLGPRILRADTAAVAALALVQAVLGDWPRG, from the coding sequence ATGACCATCCCCGATTTTGCGCGCTACCGGCTGTTCGTCGAGCCGGCTCTGGCCGAAGGCCATCGTCTTCCGCTCGCGCGGGAACAGGCGAACTACCTGATCTCGGTTCTGCGAATGAAGCAGGACGACACCGTGCTCCTCTTCAACGGGCGCGACGGCGAATGGCTCGCCGCCATCTCGGTCGAGGGGCGCAAGCAGGCAAGCCTCACCCTCGTCAGGCAGACCAAGCCCCAGCCGGCGCCTCCCGACCTGCATTATCTCTTCGCCCCGCTGAAGCATGCCCGGCTCGACTACATCGCCCAGAAGGCGGTCGAGATGGGTGCCGGCGTGATCCAGCCCGTGCTGACCCGCCGCACCCAGGTCTCCCGCCTCAATCTCGACCGCATGCGCGCCAACGCGATCGAGGCGGCCGAGCAGTGCGGCATCCTCAGCCTTCCCGACATCCGCGACGAACAGGGGCTGGAGGCCGCGCTCGCCGCGCTCGAGCCCGACCGGCTGCTGGTCTTCTGCGACGAGGCGATGGCGCAGGAGAGCCCAGTCAAGACCCTTGCGACGGCCCGGCCCGGCCCGCTCGCCGTCCTGATCGGCCCCGAAGGCGGCTTCGACGATGCGGAGCGGCACCTCATCATGGCGCGGCCGAACACGCTCGCCATCTCGCTCGGCCCGCGCATCCTGCGCGCCGACACCGCCGCCGTGGCCGCGCTGGCGCTCGTCCAGGCCGTGCTGGGCGACTGGCCGAGGGGCTGA
- the ubiA gene encoding 4-hydroxybenzoate octaprenyltransferase → MPGPGPSAPAPDAPLPDALRGHWVDTKAPRRARPFLKLARIERPIGWQLLLLPCWWSAGLAAIAAGAPFPNPWHCLLFLIGAIVMRGAGCTFNDIVDRKLDAQVARTRGRPLPSGQVTAKAAAVFMVALSFVGLAVLLQFNRFTIVAGIASLAIVAIYPFMKRITNMPQFVLGLAFSWGGLLGWSAVFGRLDAPAFLIYAAAVAWTVGYDTIYAMQDIEDDVIAGIKSSARYFGDYGREAIALCFAITVVLAGLATWMAGGGALAFAGLVAFAGHLGWQVSRLKGASAPVALALFRSNWHAGLLLAAGFALDALVPPFV, encoded by the coding sequence ATGCCGGGCCCCGGACCCTCCGCCCCGGCGCCGGACGCCCCTTTGCCCGACGCGCTGCGCGGGCACTGGGTCGATACCAAGGCGCCACGCCGGGCGCGGCCCTTTCTCAAGCTCGCGCGCATTGAACGGCCGATCGGCTGGCAGCTCCTGCTCTTGCCCTGCTGGTGGTCGGCGGGGCTGGCGGCGATCGCCGCGGGCGCACCCTTTCCCAACCCCTGGCACTGCCTGCTTTTCCTCATCGGCGCGATCGTGATGCGCGGAGCGGGCTGCACCTTCAACGACATCGTCGACCGCAAGCTCGACGCGCAGGTGGCGCGCACGCGGGGTCGCCCCCTGCCCTCCGGCCAGGTCACGGCCAAGGCGGCGGCGGTGTTCATGGTGGCGCTGTCCTTCGTCGGACTGGCGGTGCTGCTGCAGTTCAACCGCTTCACGATCGTCGCGGGCATCGCCTCGCTCGCGATCGTCGCGATCTACCCCTTCATGAAGCGGATCACGAACATGCCGCAGTTCGTGCTGGGGCTGGCGTTCTCCTGGGGCGGTCTGCTCGGCTGGAGCGCGGTGTTCGGACGGCTCGATGCGCCGGCCTTCCTGATCTATGCCGCGGCGGTGGCCTGGACGGTCGGTTACGACACGATCTACGCGATGCAGGACATCGAGGACGACGTCATCGCCGGCATCAAGTCGAGCGCGCGTTACTTCGGCGATTACGGACGCGAAGCGATCGCGCTGTGCTTTGCGATCACGGTGGTGCTGGCGGGGCTGGCGACCTGGATGGCCGGAGGCGGAGCCCTCGCCTTCGCGGGGCTCGTGGCCTTTGCGGGGCATCTCGGCTGGCAGGTTTCGCGGCTGAAGGGCGCGAGCGCGCCCGTGGCGCTCGCGCTGTTCCGCTCCAACTGGCATGCGGGGCTGTTGCTGGCGGCGGGTTTTGCGCTCGATGCGCTGGTCCCCCCGTTCGTCTGA
- a CDS encoding DUF6101 family protein: MARVTPAAGEFGFAPNGPGGTTDPTITPREAAAPAPDAPRIERIGSVRILRGSAGWRGVSLRLANPTGEDQIFQLALTAGDGRSITIATVDGDDAVALWRDCGRSSGMPLLLETSDGEISQPFPQIGRLALGPTRVRRRYSFLNGRRPRFLVRRKTGKLAERPVVVAGERLTD; encoded by the coding sequence ATGGCCAGAGTCACGCCGGCCGCCGGGGAGTTCGGTTTCGCACCGAATGGCCCCGGCGGTACGACCGACCCGACGATCACTCCCCGCGAGGCCGCTGCGCCCGCCCCGGACGCGCCGCGCATCGAGCGCATCGGCTCCGTCCGGATCCTGCGGGGTTCCGCCGGTTGGCGCGGCGTTTCGCTGCGCCTGGCCAATCCGACGGGTGAGGACCAGATCTTCCAGCTCGCGCTGACGGCCGGCGACGGCCGCTCGATCACGATCGCGACCGTCGATGGCGACGACGCAGTGGCGCTCTGGCGCGACTGCGGCCGCAGCAGCGGCATGCCGCTGCTGCTCGAGACCAGCGATGGCGAGATTTCGCAGCCCTTCCCGCAGATCGGCCGGCTCGCGCTCGGGCCGACCCGGGTCAGGCGCCGCTATTCCTTCCTGAACGGCCGTCGTCCGCGCTTCCTGGTGCGGCGCAAGACCGGCAAGCTCGCCGAACGCCCGGTCGTCGTCGCCGGGGAACGCCTGACGGATTAG
- a CDS encoding 3'(2'),5'-bisphosphate nucleotidase CysQ: protein MSTSPLPIAPDLLKAVRESCLEAGAIATDLFRPGEKTAARTWSKSGGSPVTEADIGVDTFLRIRLSALLPEAAWLSEETVDDALRLSRRFVWVVDPIDGTRAYMSGLPDWAVCVALLDEGEPILGVVHAPACRATYTTLRGGGAQKNGGAISATPLTRLGEARIAGPKPMLDALARIEPFEPVDKIPSLALRLTRIADGSIDAGLISADARDWDLAAADLILREAGGTMSGGAGEPVVYNRATPVHGVLVASGNGLSAPLLSAMQRLRDTQPQRL, encoded by the coding sequence ATGAGCACATCTCCGCTACCCATCGCACCGGATCTGCTCAAGGCCGTGCGCGAAAGCTGCCTCGAAGCCGGCGCTATCGCGACCGACCTCTTCCGCCCCGGTGAGAAGACCGCGGCGCGGACCTGGTCAAAGAGCGGCGGTTCGCCCGTCACCGAAGCGGATATTGGTGTCGACACCTTCCTGCGCATCCGTCTCTCGGCACTGCTGCCGGAGGCCGCCTGGCTCTCCGAGGAAACGGTGGACGATGCGCTGCGGCTGTCGCGCCGCTTCGTCTGGGTCGTCGACCCGATCGACGGCACGCGCGCCTATATGAGCGGCCTGCCCGACTGGGCGGTCTGCGTCGCGCTGCTCGACGAGGGCGAGCCGATCCTCGGCGTGGTCCATGCGCCGGCGTGCCGCGCGACCTACACCACGCTGCGCGGCGGCGGCGCCCAGAAGAATGGCGGCGCGATCAGCGCGACACCGCTGACGCGCCTCGGCGAGGCCCGTATCGCCGGGCCCAAGCCGATGCTGGACGCGCTGGCGCGGATCGAGCCGTTCGAGCCAGTCGACAAGATCCCCTCGCTGGCGCTGCGGCTCACGCGCATCGCCGACGGCTCGATCGACGCCGGGCTGATCTCGGCGGATGCGCGCGACTGGGACCTCGCCGCCGCCGACCTGATCCTGCGCGAGGCGGGCGGCACGATGAGCGGCGGGGCCGGCGAACCGGTGGTCTACAACCGGGCCACACCGGTGCATGGCGTGCTCGTCGCCAGCGGCAACGGGCTCTCGGCGCCCCTGCTGTCGGCGATGCAGCGCCTGCGGGACACCCAGCCCCAGCGGCTCTGA
- a CDS encoding DUF4170 domain-containing protein — translation MAAEPEQKQLLHLVFGGELSSLEGVTFKDLAKLDVVGVFPNYASAHTAWKAKAQATVDQAQTRYFIVHLHRLLDPDT, via the coding sequence ATGGCGGCCGAGCCGGAACAGAAGCAGCTTCTTCACCTCGTCTTCGGCGGCGAGCTGAGCTCCCTCGAAGGCGTGACCTTCAAGGACCTTGCCAAGCTCGACGTGGTCGGCGTGTTCCCGAACTATGCCAGCGCACACACCGCCTGGAAGGCGAAGGCGCAGGCCACCGTCGACCAGGCGCAGACGCGCTACTTCATCGTGCATCTCCACCGCCTGCTCGACCCCGACACCTGA
- a CDS encoding DUF374 domain-containing protein yields MGFSILKTRVAQEALGRMLAGYLRLVQRTNRFVVEPADVYERVRPELPLIIAMWHGQHIMIPFSRPDWMPACSLVSRHGDGGFNAVALRQLGIGAIRGSGALGKKIREKGGASAFLAMLKRLKAGETMVLTADIPKRARIVGPGIIQLARASGRPLHPIAVVTSRRIDFKSWDRASIGLPFGRGAIVVGEAIHVAREADEAACEAARLALEAGLDAVHARAYALVGAQDPGAGLRQARLAAEAAAPGAAP; encoded by the coding sequence ATGGGCTTTTCGATTCTCAAGACGCGCGTGGCGCAGGAGGCGCTCGGCCGGATGCTGGCCGGCTATCTGCGCCTCGTGCAGCGCACCAACCGCTTCGTCGTCGAGCCGGCGGACGTCTATGAGCGCGTGCGCCCGGAGCTGCCACTGATCATCGCGATGTGGCACGGCCAGCACATCATGATCCCGTTCTCGCGGCCGGACTGGATGCCGGCCTGCTCCCTGGTCTCGCGCCATGGCGATGGCGGCTTCAACGCCGTCGCGCTGCGCCAGCTCGGGATCGGGGCGATTCGCGGCTCCGGCGCGCTCGGCAAGAAGATCCGCGAGAAGGGCGGCGCCAGCGCCTTCCTCGCCATGCTGAAGCGGCTCAAGGCCGGCGAGACGATGGTGCTGACCGCCGACATCCCCAAGCGCGCCCGCATCGTCGGGCCGGGGATCATCCAGCTCGCGCGGGCCTCCGGACGCCCGCTGCACCCGATCGCGGTGGTGACGAGCCGGCGCATCGACTTCAAGAGCTGGGACCGGGCCTCGATCGGCCTGCCCTTCGGCCGCGGCGCCATCGTCGTCGGCGAAGCCATCCATGTCGCGCGCGAGGCCGATGAGGCCGCCTGCGAGGCAGCGCGGCTGGCGCTGGAGGCCGGCCTCGACGCCGTTCATGCCCGCGCCTATGCCCTGGTCGGCGCGCAGGACCCCGGCGCCGGGCTGAGGCAGGCGCGGCTCGCCGCCGAAGCCGCGGCGCCAGGAGCGGCGCCGTGA
- a CDS encoding 3-deoxy-D-manno-octulosonic acid transferase, whose translation MNGKGAILSGYRLLTGLLEPAAAGLLVWRRRRGKEDPTRLAERRGYPGVRRPDRPLAWLHGASVGETVTLLPLVARLQKRGLTVLVTSGTVTSAKLLAARLPAGVIHQYLPLDVPRYMRRFLDYWQPSLGLICESEIWPNLLIEARKREVPLVLVNARMSERSFARWYKAPQTSRFLLSCFESCLAQSQGDAERLAQLGAPRVSVAGNLKFDVPAPPADADTLAILDGLTTGRPVWVAASTHPGEEEQVIAAHLGIKPYLPNLLTIIAPRHPQRGVEIEALAEANGIAVTRRAAGQLPERNAELYIADTVNELGLFYRLSQVAYLGGSLVPMIGGHNPIEPAKLGCALLHGPFVHNNAEIFAAFDKGGGAREVADAQGLAGAVHRWLSDPASARQAARAAAQTSSELGGALGRTIQALEPLLMRIALGRRDGAA comes from the coding sequence GTGAACGGCAAGGGCGCGATCCTCTCCGGCTACCGGCTGCTGACGGGGCTGCTCGAGCCGGCTGCGGCCGGGCTTCTGGTCTGGCGGCGTCGGCGCGGCAAGGAGGACCCGACGCGCCTTGCCGAGCGGCGTGGCTATCCGGGCGTGCGCCGGCCCGACCGGCCGCTGGCCTGGCTGCACGGCGCCAGCGTCGGCGAGACGGTGACGCTGCTGCCGCTGGTGGCGCGGCTGCAGAAGCGTGGCCTGACCGTGCTTGTGACCTCCGGCACGGTGACCTCGGCCAAGCTGCTGGCGGCGCGGCTGCCGGCCGGCGTGATCCATCAGTATCTGCCGCTCGACGTACCCCGCTACATGCGCCGCTTCCTCGACTACTGGCAGCCCTCGCTCGGGCTGATCTGCGAATCCGAGATCTGGCCGAACCTGCTGATCGAGGCCCGCAAGCGCGAGGTGCCGCTCGTTCTGGTCAATGCCCGCATGTCGGAGCGCTCCTTCGCGCGCTGGTACAAGGCGCCGCAGACCTCCCGCTTCCTGCTCTCCTGCTTCGAATCCTGCCTCGCCCAGTCGCAAGGGGACGCCGAGCGTCTCGCGCAGCTGGGCGCGCCGCGCGTCAGCGTCGCCGGCAACCTCAAATTCGACGTGCCCGCCCCACCGGCCGATGCCGACACGCTGGCGATCCTCGACGGACTGACGACGGGGCGCCCCGTCTGGGTGGCCGCCAGCACGCATCCGGGCGAGGAAGAGCAGGTCATCGCCGCCCATCTCGGCATCAAGCCCTATCTGCCGAATCTGCTGACGATCATCGCGCCGCGCCATCCGCAGCGTGGCGTCGAGATCGAGGCGCTGGCGGAGGCCAACGGCATCGCCGTCACGCGCCGGGCCGCCGGCCAGTTACCAGAGCGTAATGCGGAACTCTACATCGCCGACACCGTCAACGAACTCGGGCTGTTCTACCGGCTCTCGCAGGTGGCCTATCTCGGCGGCTCGCTCGTGCCGATGATCGGCGGGCACAACCCGATCGAGCCCGCCAAGCTCGGCTGCGCGCTGCTGCATGGGCCCTTCGTCCACAACAACGCCGAGATCTTCGCCGCCTTCGACAAGGGTGGCGGCGCGCGCGAGGTCGCCGATGCGCAGGGGCTGGCCGGGGCGGTTCACCGCTGGCTGAGCGACCCCGCCAGCGCGCGCCAGGCCGCGCGGGCGGCCGCACAGACGAGCAGCGAGCTCGGCGGCGCGCTCGGCCGCACGATCCAGGCGCTGGAGCCGCTGCTGATGCGGATCGCGCTCGGGCGACGCGACGGCGCCGCCTGA